GGCAAGGCGGGCATCGCCAAAGCGCTCGACCGGCTCGTCGCCAAGGAAAAGATAACGCAGGCCGACGCCGACGCGCTGCTTGGCCGCATCACCCCGGTCGGTGATCACAGCGCCTTCGCCCCCGCCGACCTGGTTATCGAGGCGGCGACCGAGCGCGAGGAGATCAAGCGCGCGATCTTCGCGAGCGTCGGCCAGCATCTGTCGCCGACCGCGATCCTCGCCAGCAACACCAGCTCGATCCCGATCACGCGCCTTGCACAGGCGACGCCCGATCCCGCGCGCTTCATCGGCGTCCATTTCTTTAACCCCGTCCCGGTGATGGGCCTGATCGAATTGATCCGCGGCCTTGCGACGAGCGACGACACGCTGACGAAGGTCGAGGCCTTTGGCCGCGGGTTAGGCAAGGAAATCGTCCATGCCAACGACGCGCCAGGCTTTATCGTCAATCGCGTGCTGATGCCGATGATCAACGAAGCGGTGTTCGCTTTGGGCGAAGGCGTTGCGACGATGCAGGACATCGATACGGGTTGCCGCCTCGGCCTCAACCACCCGATGGGCCCGATCACGCTCGCCGATTTCATCGGGCTCGACACCTGCCTGGAAATCATCCGTGTGCTCTACAGCGGCACCGGCGATCCGAAATTCCGTCCCGCGCCGTTGCTTGTTCAATATGTCGATGCCGGGTGGGTCGGAAAGAAGGCCGGCCGTGGTTTCTACGACTGGACTGGACCGGAGCCTGTTCCGACCCGGTGAGCCGAGCGCAGCGGCTGAAGGGGCAGACCGCCTTGCCTCATCCGCTATAAGGGTGGCGGATGGAGCCGAAAGGTGTCCTGTGCGTTGGGTA
This sequence is a window from Sphingopyxis sp. USTB-05. Protein-coding genes within it:
- a CDS encoding 3-hydroxyacyl-CoA dehydrogenase NAD-binding domain-containing protein, yielding MIVGVIGAGQMGAGIAQVSAGAGHDVLLSDIDLARAEAGKAGIAKALDRLVAKEKITQADADALLGRITPVGDHSAFAPADLVIEAATEREEIKRAIFASVGQHLSPTAILASNTSSIPITRLAQATPDPARFIGVHFFNPVPVMGLIELIRGLATSDDTLTKVEAFGRGLGKEIVHANDAPGFIVNRVLMPMINEAVFALGEGVATMQDIDTGCRLGLNHPMGPITLADFIGLDTCLEIIRVLYSGTGDPKFRPAPLLVQYVDAGWVGKKAGRGFYDWTGPEPVPTR